One window from the genome of bacterium encodes:
- a CDS encoding biopolymer transporter ExbD, whose protein sequence is MAEVAVAESGKQKPQVANSLFRPKKRRSVIRIDMTPMVDVAFLLLIFFMVTTVFRRPLAMEVNMPEPGAKVEVPESNVMTVFVDKDESLYFKMGTGALSKATWEELAADFRSFGAANPELIVLVKIHRDARYEPMVDMMDTLEDANMQRFSLVPMQEGEDAVLEGVR, encoded by the coding sequence ATGGCAGAAGTCGCCGTCGCCGAGAGCGGCAAGCAGAAACCGCAGGTCGCCAACAGCCTGTTCCGCCCGAAGAAACGGCGGTCGGTGATCCGCATCGACATGACGCCGATGGTGGACGTGGCCTTCCTGCTGCTGATCTTCTTCATGGTCACCACGGTGTTCCGCCGCCCGCTGGCCATGGAGGTGAACATGCCCGAACCGGGCGCCAAGGTCGAGGTGCCCGAGTCCAACGTGATGACCGTCTTCGTCGACAAGGACGAGTCGCTGTACTTCAAGATGGGGACGGGCGCCCTGTCGAAGGCGACCTGGGAGGAGCTGGCCGCGGACTTCCGCAGCTTCGGCGCCGCCAACCCCGAGCTGATCGTCCTGGTCAAGATCCACCGCGACGCCCGCTACGAGCCGATGGTGGACATGATGGACACCCTCGAGGACGCCAACATGCAGCGCTTCAGCCTCGTGCCGATGCAGGAGGGCGAGGACGCCGTGCTGGAGGGAGTGCGATGA
- a CDS encoding biopolymer transporter ExbD encodes MARRTRVRIDMTPMVDVAFLLLIFFMSTTQFKPPEQVAVQLPYSTSEIHIPETNTIILTVNREGRIYISSERGVDAQELMPTEALKAIVDWRSRNPSAVVVLKGDKDASFGAVADLMDSLAEAKTLRFNLMTDLKKRTPAVPAS; translated from the coding sequence ATGGCCCGCCGCACGCGTGTCCGCATCGACATGACGCCCATGGTGGACGTGGCGTTCCTGCTGCTGATCTTCTTCATGTCCACCACCCAGTTCAAGCCGCCGGAGCAGGTGGCCGTGCAGCTGCCATACTCCACCTCCGAGATCCACATCCCGGAGACCAACACGATCATCCTGACGGTCAACCGCGAGGGCCGGATCTACATCTCGAGCGAGCGGGGCGTCGACGCCCAGGAGCTGATGCCGACGGAGGCCCTGAAGGCCATCGTCGACTGGCGCAGCCGCAACCCGTCGGCCGTGGTCGTGCTCAAGGGCGACAAGGACGCCTCCTTCGGCGCCGTGGCCGACCTGATGGACTCCCTGGCCGAAGCCAAGACGCTGCGCTTCAACCTGATGACCGACCTCAAGAAGCGGACGCCGGCCGTGCCGGCGTCCTAG
- a CDS encoding MotA/TolQ/ExbB proton channel family protein, whose amino-acid sequence MKNYVLAIVFALSLLVSWLIWNSTPPYIKQGGPLLVLGLTFFFLALTFAVERFIVLGRAGGRGNVASFVRAVKESIHAGKHAEAVAACKQQGGCLANVIGAGLESYRDRKPRAASKKELIDETRRALAEAGSLESPNLEQNLTALSTIASIATLLGLLGTTIGMIRSFQAMSHAGAPDATQLALGISEALVNTALGLITAILATVLYNYFTTKVDRFNTMVEETSYEVLQLLENAKES is encoded by the coding sequence ATGAAGAACTATGTCCTGGCCATCGTGTTCGCCCTGTCGCTGCTGGTGTCCTGGCTCATCTGGAACAGCACGCCCCCCTACATCAAGCAGGGCGGCCCGCTGCTCGTGCTGGGCCTGACCTTCTTCTTCCTGGCCCTGACCTTCGCCGTCGAGCGCTTCATCGTGCTGGGCCGGGCCGGCGGCCGGGGCAACGTGGCGTCGTTCGTGCGCGCGGTGAAGGAGTCGATCCACGCCGGCAAGCACGCCGAAGCCGTCGCCGCCTGCAAGCAGCAGGGCGGCTGCCTGGCCAACGTCATCGGCGCCGGCCTGGAGAGCTACCGCGACCGCAAGCCCCGCGCCGCCTCGAAGAAGGAACTGATCGACGAGACGCGCCGCGCCCTGGCCGAGGCCGGCTCGCTGGAGAGCCCGAACCTCGAGCAGAACCTGACGGCCCTGTCGACCATCGCCTCGATCGCCACGCTGCTGGGCCTGCTGGGCACCACCATCGGCATGATCCGCTCGTTCCAGGCCATGTCCCACGCCGGCGCGCCCGACGCCACGCAGCTGGCCCTGGGCATCTCCGAGGCCCTGGTCAACACGGCGCTGGGCCTGATCACGGCCATCCTGGCGACGGTGCTCTACAACTACTTCACGACGAAGGTCGACCGCTTCAACACGATGGTCGAGGAGACGTCCTACGAGGTGCTCCAGCTGCTGGAAAACGCGAAGGAGTCCTGA